In the Azospirillum humicireducens genome, CGGACATCTTTTCCGCCGAATAGCGGATGATGTTCTGCATCTGCTCGACAAACACGGAGAAGACCCTGCGTATGGTGGGTCCATCAGCCTCTTCCAAAGCCATCTTTTCCCGCAAAGCCTCGCCCAAGGAATAAAGTATCCCTTCGGACAAGTATCCGCTAAAGGAAAACAGGATACCCTTGTCATCAAGATCGCGTTTTATAGCCGCATACTGCTGTGCAAGCATGGGAGCCGCCGGATTTTCCGTCAGTGCCTGACATACGCCGACTATCTCACTCCCTAAGCCAAAGGGCCATAGCCTTTTGAACAGGCGCGACATCCGGTGCCATCACACCGGCAAGACGACCCGGAAGGTCGATCCCCGTCCAAGTTCACTGTCCACCGCCACGGCACCACCATGAAGCAGGACGATCTGCTGCACCGTGTGCAGTCCTATGCCTGTCCCAGGAATGCCCGACGCGCCGGAACCGCGAAAGAACCGGTCGAACAGGTGCGGAATCTCCGGGGCCGGTATCCCCCGGCCATGGTCGGTCACCTCGATCACGGCCATCGCGCCATCGGCATCGCCATGCAGCAGAATCGCGCTGTCCGATCCGGAATACTTGACCGCATTGTTGACCAGATTGGTCATGACCAGTCCGATGAGATGGGCATCGATTTCCACGCGACGCGGCAACCCATCCAGTTCCATCCGGAATTCACGATCCGGGTAGGCGACGCAGAAGGGGCGGACGACGCTGCGGATCAAGTCGGGAAGATCGACTTCAGCACGCTCTAGCACCAGCGCATTGCTTTGCAGCCGTTCGTCGGTCAGATGGACGTCGATCAGGCCGGTCAATCGCTGGACGCTGCCACGGATCACCGCCAGCCTTTCCAGCATCTCCGGTTCCACCTGTTCAGCCTTCATGGCGAGCAGTTGGGCGGCGCTGTCGATGATGGCGAGCGGGGTGCGGAACTCATGGCTGACCATACCCAGGAATTGGCGCTGCCGGTCGTGTGCCAGCAATTCGCACTCCAGCGCGCGCTCCACCCTCTCCTTGGCCAGGATCAGCGCCTTCTGGTTGGCGGCCAATTCGGTGGTGCGCTCCTCCACGCGCTGCTCAAGCGAACGGTTGAGCGCCACCAGCTCTTCATACAGGCAGACATTGTCGAAACCGATCGCGACACGGTTGCAGAACAGCTCCAGCAACCGGTGCTCGTCGGGGGTATAGGGCTCCTCCCGCTCCAGCCGAAAAACCGTCACGCCATGCTCGCGTGTTCGGAAAACCAGGACACACCGGTCGTCCTGGTACAGATTGCGCTGGCTCAGCAGCACATCCTCGATTTCTGCTGCCGCGCCGGCCGGAAGAATTTCGGCAATGGGCATGCCGATGCTGCGGGCGAACACCCCAAGTCCGGCCACCAGCGCCACCGACCGGCTGCCGTCACCGCGCTCCAGCGGCCGGCAGGCAAGCACGGACGGGCTTCTGCCCGGATCGACGAGGCGTGCGATCTGCTCCACCAGCTGTTCGACGAACGCGCGCATCGACCGCATTTCGAACAGGGAGGCCGATGCATTCAGGATCCGCTCCAGCCCCTGCCTGTTGCGTTCGATCGTCACGATGTCGCGCCACGCCCGCAACGCGCTGACCAGCGTGGTGAACAGGCGCTGTGCCGTCAGTTCGCTCTTGGCCTTGTAGTCGTTGATGTCATAGCCGACGATGACGTCGCGCTCCGGCGCCTGCCCTGGCTGTCCGGTGCGCAGGATGATGCGCATGCGCTGGTTCCTCAACTCCTCCCGGATGTGGCGCACCAGCCGGAGACCGGCATCCTCCGTCTCCATCACCACATCCAGCAGGGCGACGGGAAGATCCGGCCGCAGTTCCAGCACTGCCTTCGCCTCTTCCGCCGACAAGGCGCTGACCACCTCGAAGGGACGGCCATCGAAGTCGAAATCGCGCAGAAGCACTGCGGTCATCGCATGAACCTGCGGATCATCGTCCACCACAAGGATGGGCCACGGCAAGCCGGACGGCCGGTGGGGACGTACCGCCGTGACGGCCCCATCCTCAGGACCGAACAGCAGTTCGTCATCCGGTCCTCCTTCCATACCCGACATTCCCCCTCCCGTAGCCTGCAGGTTGGCCCCGGCCCTCCCGCCTGACCCGCCCCCGTACGTTGTCCAGCTGTGATGGAAGCATTGTACGCGACCACTTCCAAGGCCGTTTCGGCCCTCTCGATAGCATTCGTTTCAATTTGTCGCATATGACAGAAGATTGTCGCCGGCAGCTGATAATCTTCTGAAAGAAGATGCCGCTTCGACTATGAACGGATGATTCTGTACGGATAAGCTCAGTGTGTTTACGGCCATAGGGCTTTCAACCGGAAGCACCGCGCCTCAGCACTTCCCTTTATCCGTAGAGCTCGGATGGTTTCCTTCCGAGTTCCCACTGTTAGTTCCCACTGCTGCGCGCCATTAGACGGAGTCCCCGCGCAGCAATCCGACCATGGCGAGATAGTCATTTATATCAAATCATCCCTTGGTTGCGGGGTGACGAATGAGCGGCGTTGCGCTATGCTTGAGCGTAGCCATCGCCCTCCAACGGAACGCCACGTCCAGATGCCCCCTGCCGGCTTCGAACAGAATGCGCGCGCTGCCGGGACTCCGACATGCAGGCACGGGCCGGATGCGGTTCGAATGGGACGCAAGACCGCCTCGCCTGCGGTCCTGGCGTTGCTGGCAGTCGCCCTTGCCCTAACGGTCGCAATGCTGGCGTTCGCGTCCCACCAGTACCACAGCCAGGTGATGACGGAGGCGGAGAACCGCAGTGCCGCGATCGCCCGCGTTCTGGAGGAGCATGCGGCACGGACTCTCGGCATCCACGCCATGACGCTGTCGCACCTGGAATGGATGGTCGACGATCTGGGATGGGACCGGATAGACGCCTCCCCCCTGCTGCACGAACGACTGAAGGCGCTGGCATCGCAAACGCCGGAGGTTCAGTCCTACTGGATCATCGACGAGGCGGGACGTGTCCGCGCCAGCAGCTTCGAATGGCCGATGCGCGTGCTGAGCGCTGCCGACCGAGAGTATTTCCGTGCCCATCTCGGGGCCGGGAACGCCATCCATATCGGCCCGCGGTTGAGCGGCAAGATCCTCTCGGAGATATTCTTCACCCTCAGCCGCCGGATGGAACTGCCCGGCAACCGGTTCCAGGGAGTGGCGCAGATCTCTCTGCTGCCCGGCTATTTCGCCGATTTCTACCGGTCAGTCCTGCATGATCCCCGTGACGTCGTCCTGCTTCTGCGCGACGACGGCCGCGCAATTGTCCGGGAACCGCTGAACAGCGCCCCGAACGACACCGAGATCGGCCATTTTCCTGAACTGCTCACCACGCCCGACGCCAACGGCACCTTCCGGGCCGTGACCTCCTTCGACGGGGTGGAGCGGGTGCTGGCCCGCCGCAAGGTTCCCAATCTTCCGGTCTATGTGGTCTACGGCACCGATGTCGCCTCCATCGACGCCGCATGGCGCGACCGGGTGGCGCCTTATGCCCTGTTCGCGATCCCGTCGATCGGACTGCTTGGACTGCTCGGCGTCATCGCGGTGCGCCGTTCTCGGCAGGCCGCCGATGCGCAGGAGGCGTTGCGCAGTGCCAACGAAGCGCTGGAGAGTCGCATCGCCGAACGGACCCGCCACTTGGACCAGGCGCTGGCCGACAAGGAGGTGCTGGTGCGCGACATCCATCACCGGGTGAAGAACAACCTGCAGGTCATTCTCAGCCTGCTGGAATTGCAGGCGCAGCGCTCGCCGGAGTTGGAAGCGCCGTTCAGCGAAGCGTTGAGCCGCATCAACACCATGGGACTGATCCATGAGCAGATCTACCGCTCCACCGGAGTGTCCTCGGTCCGGATCGATGATTTCATCGAGGCACTGGTCGGCCATCTCAGCAGCTTCCACAGGCGCCCAGGCCGGGAGATCGCCATCCGCCATGACGTCGAGCCGGTTGCCATCGACGTGAACAGGGTGGTTCCCTTCGCCCTGATCCTCAACGAGGTGCTTTCGAACGCCTTCAAGCACGCCTTTGCGGATCGCTGTTCCGGCACCGTCACCATAACCTTCATGGCGGAGGACGGCATGCTGCACCTGACGGTGGAGGACGACGGCACCGGCGCTCCCGACCCGGAGCCTGCGCCCCGGCCGGCACGGCGATCCATGGGTATGGATCTGATCCGCGCCTTTACCCGCCAAATTCACGGCGAGTACCGCTTCACCCACAATGACGGCACCCGCTTCGACCTGGTCTTTCCGCGGGAGGACGAGGCATCCTAAGCAGGTTTCTCCAGATCGGGCCACAGGCCCGGCCTGGAGAAACCTGCGGACTCTATGGTTTTGCAGCTTTTCCGAGCCCGCCCATCTGTGGGCGGAGTTCGGAAAACCTGCTTAGTCGCGGCGCTTGTCGCGTTTGGCCATTGCGGGTGAAACACCGTTGATGGGATCGTCGGACTTAGGCAATTTTTCCGCGATGCCATAGGCCAGTTCCCGCCGGCGCAGTTCGGCCAGAATTTCGTCGGGCGCGATCTCCAGGTCCGCCAGCAGGACGACGAGATTGTAGAGAAGGTCGGCCCCCTCCATCACCAGCGCGTCACGATCGCCGCGCATGGCCTCGATCGCCACCTCGATCGCTTCCTCCCCCACCTTGCGCGCCATGCGGGCACGCCCCTGCGCAAGCAGCTTTGCCGTGCGTGAGGCTTCGGGAGCAGCGGAAGGTTCGCGCCGCAGGGCTTGCACGGCTTCGTACAGGCTGCGGAGCGGATCAGGACCGATATATTGAACCATGGACTTGAAGTCGGTTTTTCTGCCCGAACTGTCAAGATGTTGGTTGGTCGTCCGAATATATAAGCCGTGCGGCTAGACCACGTCCGCCCCTCCAGCCGGCGATAGATTGTTGGGATTGCCGATTACCAGTACATCAAATGATTTGCCCGAGAAAATCTCGGGGTAGCTGTAATTTTTGCAGCAACCAGCAATGCAAAGGAAACGCATTTGGCATTGGGTATACCAGTATACAGTCCCCTTATCAGCTCGATGGAGACCGATCATGACCACCGCCACTTTCCAGCCCGGCACCGACAACCACGCTTCGACCGATGCCCTGCATGCCGTCGCCGAATTCCCGGTGGCCTGGTTCGAAGCCACTCCGGCTTATCTGGTCCTGCGCCCGGTTGCGGCCTTCCTGCACGATTGGGTCGCCGCCACTCCGGCCGGCATCGTTCTCGGCTTGCTGAAGCACTGATCCCGGCGCCAACCTTCCCGCTCTCTTCAACGGAGACCATCATGAGCAGCCTCAGCCTTCATCGCGGTGATCACGACATCCAGGACGACGGTCTGTCGCTGCATCCGGTCCGCGATTTCGCCGCGGACTGGCTGGAAGCCACCCCGGCGGCCATCGTGATGCGTCCGGTCGGCACATTCCTGACGGACTGGGTGCAGGCCACCCCGATGGCGATCCTGTTCCGCTCGCTGCAGCGCTGACGTCGGCGCATCACCTCGACCGGATCCGAAAGGCGACCGCGGCATGGCCCGTTCACACGGGCGGCCGCGGCCTTTTCATTTTTGGACTTGTTTCTCGATCAACCCGGCCCCGAAGAGAACAGGATCCGACCATCGGCGCGTCATGTGCCGCCGCGAACATCCTCGACCAGCAGTTCGAGCCTTGGCAGGTCACGCACCACCAGCGCATCGGAGCGCCGTTCCAATACTCCATCGCGGGTCAGATCGCTCAGCACACGGGCGACGGTCTCACGGGTCGTGCTGACGCGGGCAGCGATGTCCGAATGGACCGGAATGGGAGCGATGATCGCCGAGGTCCCCCGCCGCGTGCCGCGTTTGGCAAGGCGCAAAAGCTCGGCATGAATGCGGTTGTTGGCGCCCAGCGTAGACAGTTCCATGATGCGGTCGGTCGCGCTCCGCAGCTTGTCGCACAGCCGCAGCATCATCGCCATCGCCAGTTCGGGATGGGCCGCCACCAGTTGCTGGAAGGGCCGGGCCGGCAGGAAAGCGATCAACGTCCCCTCCCCCAACGCCACGACGGAGGCCGAACGCGGTCGGCCGTCCAGCGCTGACATCTCCCCGACCAACTCCCCGCTTTCGATGTCGCTGAAGCTCACCTCGCGCCCACCGGCGGAGTGGCTGACCACCCGCACACGCCCATCCACAATGAAGGCGACGTCGCGGGTGTCCGCCCAATGGTCGATCAACTGCTCGTCCGGGGCAAAGCGGCGCCAGCGGCATTGGCGCGCCACGGCCAACCGCTGCTCGGCAGTCAGCGGACGCAGCAGCGCGATCCGGTCCAACCCGCCGGGCGGCGCTTCGGGCAAAGTGTCTTCGTGCGGCAATTCGGCTTTAGACACGGGACTGTTTCGGCCTCCGGCCCGGATTGCTTGTTGCGCGAAAGGATAGCTCGACCTGCACAAAGGGGGAAGGCGTTGTGACCAATGGGCGATGTCAACCCTCCGTTAACGCTGAGCGGGCAGAAGGGACTCAAATCCCGCCGACCAGCCCTCCTCCGCCCCCTCACCTGTTGCCGGAGCGTCGATCATGCCCAGCCTGTTCCCCGTGCCCACCGCACGCCGCATCGATTCCCATCGCCTGCTGTCCGTCGCCCTGATCCCCTTCGCCGCGTCCATCGCCATGGCGAGCACGGTCGCCGCCACCGGCTTCACGGCCAGCCCGCTGGGCGAATCGACCAGCACGCTCGGCTTCCTCCTGGACTTCACCACATTCTGTTATCTGGCCGTCGCTATGGCCCATCTGTCGGGCGCGATCGCCGACCGCACCTGCGGCGGGATGGCCGCCGGCCTGTCGATGGACGAGTTCGACGCGCCACAACCGATCTCCGGCGAAGAGTTCTGGCAGGCCTTCCCCAACCATGTCGACGGCGCCGCCATCGCCGGTGCCGTCACCCTGGTGAGCGTGATCGCCGGTTCGCTTGTCGGCTGATCCCGTCCGCTCCACACGGCAGTTGAGAGAGGCGCGCGCTTGCCCCACTATGGCGCGGGCAGACGACGGGCGGATGGACAGGCGTGAGCGGAGATCAGAAAGACCTGAAGGCACAGGAGAAATTCCAGCCGGCGGAACCGGCGCGGCACCGCCGCGAGGGCATCGGCTTCATGGGACGCCTGCGCGCCTATTTCCTGGCCGGCATCCTGGTCACTGCTCCGATCGCCATCACCGCCTATATCGCCTGGTGGTTCGTTTCGCTGATCGACGGCCATATCAGGCCCTTGATCCCCACCGCCTACAACCCTGAAAATTACCTTCCCTTCTCGATCCCCGGCCTTGGGCTGCTGGTGGTGATCGTGGTCGTGACGCTGATCGGCGCCTTCGCTGCCGGCTATGTCGGACGCCTGGTCCTGGGCGTCGGCGAAGGGGTGGTCGGGCGCATGCCGGTCGTCCGCTCCGTCTATGGTGCGGTGAAGCAAATCTTCGAAACGGTGCTGGCCAAGAAATCCAATGCATTCCGCGAAGTGGTGATCGTCCAGTATCCGCGTCCCGGCGTGTGGTCTCTGGGCTTCATCACCGGCAATGCCCATCCGGAGGTGCAGTTGCAGCTGGCCGGACAGGCAGAGGACATGGTCAACGTCTTCATCCCCTGCGCTCCGCCCACCGCCGGCTATCTGGCGATGGTGCCGCGGCGCGAGGTGACTGCGCTGAACATGTCGGTGGAAGACGGCCTGAAGCTGGTGATGTCCGGCGGCATCGTCGTTCCGCCCGAGCGCCGCCCGACCCTGGTGGAGCCGATGGCCGAGAGTGGGCCGGATCAGAACGACGGCCGTGATCAGCCAGACCGCAAGGTCTTGGCCGCCGCGTCGCGTTCGAAGAGGTAGAGCAGGGTCCGCAACGCCTGCCCGCGCTGGCTGGCGAGGTTGGGGTCACGTTCCACCACCAGACGGGCGTCGTCGCGCGCCACCGCCAGCAGATCACCGTGAACCGCCAGATCGGCCATCCGGAATCCAGGCAGGCCGGATTGACGCGTACCGAGCACTTCGCCGGCGCCACGCAGGCGCAAATCCTCCTCGGCGATGATGAAGCCGTCCTCGGTATCCCGCAGCGTCTTCAGCCGGGCCCGCGCCGTCTCGGTCAGGTTCGACTCGAACAGCAGCAGGCAGCTCGACGGCTTCTCGCCGCGCCCGACCCGGCCGCGCAGCTGATGGAGCTGGGCGAGACCGAAGCGCTCTGCATGCTCGATCACCATCACCGTCGCTTCCGGCACATTCACGCCGACCTCGATCACGGTGGTGGCGACCAGCACGTCCAGGCTGCCGGCGGCGAAAGCCGCCATCACCGCATCCTTGTCCGGCCCGCGCATCTTGCCATGCACCAGCCCGACCCTGTCGCCGAAGGTGGCGCGTAGAAAGGCATGGCGTTCGGTGGCGGCGGCGAGATCGCTCTGCTCCGATTCGTCGACCAGCGGACAGACCCAATAGACCCTGGCGCCCTCCGCCACCTTGCGCTGGATGCCGTTGACAACCTCCTCCAACCGGTCGAGAGCGATTGTGACGGTCTGCACCGGCTTGCGGCCGGCCGGCTTCTCGGTCAGGCGCGACACGTCCATGTCGCCATAGGCGGTCAGCGTCAGAGTGCGCGGGATCGGCGTCGCGGTCATCACCAGCACATCCACTGCACGACCCTTGGCCGACAGCTGCAGGCGCTGGTGGACGCCGAACCGGTGCTGCTCGTCGATCACCGCCAGCGCCAGATCCTTGAAGGCGACATCCTCCTGGAACAGGGCGTGGGTGCCGACCAGCAGCGGCAGTTCACCCGACGCCAGCCGGTCGAGCACGGCCTGGCGCGCCTTGCCCTTGTCGCGCCCGGTCAGCAGCCCGATCTCCACCCCCGCCGCCTTGCACAGCGGCGCCAGGCTCTCGGCATGCTGGCGGGCAAGGATCTCGGTCGGCGCCATCAACGCGGCCTGGGCACCGGCCTCCACCGCGTTCAGCATCGCCATCAGCGCGACGACGGTCTTGCCGCTGCCGACGTCGCCCTGCAGAAGCCGCAGCATGCGTCGCTCAGCCGCCATGTCGGCGTAGATGTCTTCCAGCGATGCCGCCTGAGATCCGG is a window encoding:
- a CDS encoding DUF3369 domain-containing protein; translation: MTAVLLRDFDFDGRPFEVVSALSAEEAKAVLELRPDLPVALLDVVMETEDAGLRLVRHIREELRNQRMRIILRTGQPGQAPERDVIVGYDINDYKAKSELTAQRLFTTLVSALRAWRDIVTIERNRQGLERILNASASLFEMRSMRAFVEQLVEQIARLVDPGRSPSVLACRPLERGDGSRSVALVAGLGVFARSIGMPIAEILPAGAAAEIEDVLLSQRNLYQDDRCVLVFRTREHGVTVFRLEREEPYTPDEHRLLELFCNRVAIGFDNVCLYEELVALNRSLEQRVEERTTELAANQKALILAKERVERALECELLAHDRQRQFLGMVSHEFRTPLAIIDSAAQLLAMKAEQVEPEMLERLAVIRGSVQRLTGLIDVHLTDERLQSNALVLERAEVDLPDLIRSVVRPFCVAYPDREFRMELDGLPRRVEIDAHLIGLVMTNLVNNAVKYSGSDSAILLHGDADGAMAVIEVTDHGRGIPAPEIPHLFDRFFRGSGASGIPGTGIGLHTVQQIVLLHGGAVAVDSELGRGSTFRVVLPV
- a CDS encoding sensor histidine kinase; this translates as MGRKTASPAVLALLAVALALTVAMLAFASHQYHSQVMTEAENRSAAIARVLEEHAARTLGIHAMTLSHLEWMVDDLGWDRIDASPLLHERLKALASQTPEVQSYWIIDEAGRVRASSFEWPMRVLSAADREYFRAHLGAGNAIHIGPRLSGKILSEIFFTLSRRMELPGNRFQGVAQISLLPGYFADFYRSVLHDPRDVVLLLRDDGRAIVREPLNSAPNDTEIGHFPELLTTPDANGTFRAVTSFDGVERVLARRKVPNLPVYVVYGTDVASIDAAWRDRVAPYALFAIPSIGLLGLLGVIAVRRSRQAADAQEALRSANEALESRIAERTRHLDQALADKEVLVRDIHHRVKNNLQVILSLLELQAQRSPELEAPFSEALSRINTMGLIHEQIYRSTGVSSVRIDDFIEALVGHLSSFHRRPGREIAIRHDVEPVAIDVNRVVPFALILNEVLSNAFKHAFADRCSGTVTITFMAEDGMLHLTVEDDGTGAPDPEPAPRPARRSMGMDLIRAFTRQIHGEYRFTHNDGTRFDLVFPREDEAS
- the hisE gene encoding phosphoribosyl-ATP diphosphatase, yielding MVQYIGPDPLRSLYEAVQALRREPSAAPEASRTAKLLAQGRARMARKVGEEAIEVAIEAMRGDRDALVMEGADLLYNLVVLLADLEIAPDEILAELRRRELAYGIAEKLPKSDDPINGVSPAMAKRDKRRD
- a CDS encoding Crp/Fnr family transcriptional regulator; translation: MSKAELPHEDTLPEAPPGGLDRIALLRPLTAEQRLAVARQCRWRRFAPDEQLIDHWADTRDVAFIVDGRVRVVSHSAGGREVSFSDIESGELVGEMSALDGRPRSASVVALGEGTLIAFLPARPFQQLVAAHPELAMAMMLRLCDKLRSATDRIMELSTLGANNRIHAELLRLAKRGTRRGTSAIIAPIPVHSDIAARVSTTRETVARVLSDLTRDGVLERRSDALVVRDLPRLELLVEDVRGGT
- a CDS encoding DUF502 domain-containing protein, encoding MSGDQKDLKAQEKFQPAEPARHRREGIGFMGRLRAYFLAGILVTAPIAITAYIAWWFVSLIDGHIRPLIPTAYNPENYLPFSIPGLGLLVVIVVVTLIGAFAAGYVGRLVLGVGEGVVGRMPVVRSVYGAVKQIFETVLAKKSNAFREVVIVQYPRPGVWSLGFITGNAHPEVQLQLAGQAEDMVNVFIPCAPPTAGYLAMVPRREVTALNMSVEDGLKLVMSGGIVVPPERRPTLVEPMAESGPDQNDGRDQPDRKVLAAASRSKR
- the recG gene encoding ATP-dependent DNA helicase RecG translates to MRPAILFPLFKPVTALPGLGPRLGKLVEKLAGAHVVDLLWHLPCGIVDRRFSPKIAQAPHGRIATLTVRIDSHAPPVNPRHPYKIRCTDETGVLELVYFHIRGDWLSKQIPAGTTMVVFGKVEWFNDTAQITHPDAVVPVDSKDDLELVEPVYPMTAGLPAKTLRKAVRAALGDVPKLDEWQDPAWLARRQWPTWAEALTRAHTPEDEGDLAATSPIRCRLAYDELLANQLALMLVRASQRRLAGRVTQGNGSLRRAALAALPFSLTGSQAASLEDIYADMAAERRMLRLLQGDVGSGKTVVALMAMLNAVEAGAQAALMAPTEILARQHAESLAPLCKAAGVEIGLLTGRDKGKARQAVLDRLASGELPLLVGTHALFQEDVAFKDLALAVIDEQHRFGVHQRLQLSAKGRAVDVLVMTATPIPRTLTLTAYGDMDVSRLTEKPAGRKPVQTVTIALDRLEEVVNGIQRKVAEGARVYWVCPLVDESEQSDLAAATERHAFLRATFGDRVGLVHGKMRGPDKDAVMAAFAAGSLDVLVATTVIEVGVNVPEATVMVIEHAERFGLAQLHQLRGRVGRGEKPSSCLLLFESNLTETARARLKTLRDTEDGFIIAEEDLRLRGAGEVLGTRQSGLPGFRMADLAVHGDLLAVARDDARLVVERDPNLASQRGQALRTLLYLFERDAAAKTLRSG